From Amycolatopsis sp. cg9, one genomic window encodes:
- a CDS encoding aspartate aminotransferase family protein, with the protein MNPPEDVLAALRELRAGDLPTHGGRTLAYVYDSGLSEVDSLGAAAHALASSANGLDPTAFPSLLRMENDLVAAASSVLGSVPGVVGSVTSGGTESCLLAVLAARDAHPEIAAPSIVLPTTAHAAFHKAAHLFGLRRIDVPVDPVTFRADPAAMAAAIDDSTVLVVASAPSYAHGVLDPIEEIAAAALERGVRMHVDACIGGWVLPYFARLGADVPAFDFRVPGVTSISVDLHKYAYCPKGTSVLLHASAELRRSHYFASASWPGYTMLNTTIQSTRSGGPLAAAWAVVRHLGEDGYLGLASSARSAVSRIRAGIADIDGLRVLGDPISTLIAFTGDDGFDLFTVADEMKVRGWYVQPQFAHLASPVNLHLTVTAANHGSEEEFLTDLAASVDAARSAGPVVIDPAVAEFVAALDPATLTSEQFAGLLAAAGLGGAAGLPDRMAPINALLATASAPLRERLLLEFLGALYTP; encoded by the coding sequence CGCTGCGGGAACTGCGCGCGGGCGACCTCCCGACCCACGGCGGCCGCACCCTGGCGTACGTGTACGACAGCGGGCTGTCCGAAGTGGACTCCCTGGGTGCTGCCGCGCACGCGCTGGCGTCGTCGGCCAACGGCCTCGACCCGACGGCGTTCCCGAGCTTGCTGCGCATGGAGAACGACCTCGTCGCGGCGGCTTCGTCGGTGCTCGGCTCGGTGCCCGGTGTCGTCGGCTCGGTGACGTCCGGTGGCACGGAGTCGTGCCTGCTGGCGGTCCTCGCGGCCCGCGACGCGCACCCGGAGATCGCGGCGCCGTCGATCGTGCTGCCGACCACCGCGCACGCGGCGTTCCACAAGGCGGCGCACCTGTTCGGGCTCCGCCGGATCGATGTCCCGGTCGACCCGGTGACGTTCCGCGCCGACCCGGCGGCGATGGCGGCGGCGATCGACGACTCGACGGTGCTGGTGGTGGCGAGCGCGCCGTCGTACGCGCACGGCGTCCTCGACCCGATCGAGGAGATCGCGGCCGCGGCTCTCGAACGCGGGGTCCGGATGCACGTCGACGCGTGCATCGGCGGCTGGGTGCTGCCGTACTTCGCCCGCCTCGGCGCGGACGTCCCGGCGTTCGACTTCCGCGTCCCCGGCGTCACGAGCATCTCGGTGGACCTGCACAAGTACGCGTACTGCCCGAAGGGCACGTCGGTGCTGCTGCACGCGTCGGCGGAACTGCGGCGCTCGCACTACTTCGCGAGCGCGTCCTGGCCCGGCTACACGATGCTGAACACGACGATCCAGAGCACCCGCTCGGGCGGCCCCCTCGCGGCGGCCTGGGCGGTGGTCCGCCACCTCGGCGAGGACGGCTACCTCGGCCTGGCTTCGTCGGCGCGTTCCGCCGTGTCGCGCATCCGGGCCGGGATCGCCGACATCGACGGTTTGCGCGTCCTGGGCGACCCGATCTCGACGCTGATCGCGTTCACCGGCGACGACGGCTTCGACCTGTTCACGGTGGCGGACGAGATGAAGGTGCGCGGCTGGTACGTCCAGCCGCAGTTCGCCCACCTGGCGTCCCCGGTGAACCTGCACCTGACGGTGACGGCGGCGAACCACGGCAGCGAGGAGGAGTTCCTGACCGACCTCGCGGCTTCGGTCGACGCGGCGCGGTCGGCCGGCCCCGTGGTCATCGACCCGGCGGTGGCGGAGTTCGTGGCCGCCCTCGACCCGGCGACGCTGACGTCGGAGCAGTTCGCGGGCCTTCTCGCGGCCGCGGGCCTCGGCGGCGCCGCCGGTCTGCCGGACCGGATGGCCCCGATCAACGCGCTCCTCGCAACGGCATCGGCGCCGTTGCGGGAGCGTCTCCTGCTGGAGTTCCTGGGCGCGCTCTACACACCCTGA
- a CDS encoding DUF6295 family protein, translating to MCTYLTEKFALEGSGKGARGWFRLTEGTVYVDHPVHAPYGHTVNIDFRNPELGASARVALELTEEDALALADAIHAAVKSAPAGLASRNQ from the coding sequence ATGTGCACCTACCTGACCGAGAAGTTCGCCCTCGAAGGCAGCGGCAAGGGCGCCCGCGGCTGGTTCCGGCTGACCGAGGGCACCGTGTACGTGGACCACCCGGTCCACGCGCCGTACGGCCACACGGTCAACATCGACTTCCGCAACCCGGAGCTGGGCGCCTCGGCGCGGGTCGCCCTCGAACTCACCGAAGAAGACGCACTGGCCCTGGCGGACGCGATCCACGCGGCGGTCAAGTCCGCCCCCGCGGGGCTGGCTTCGCGGAACCAGTGA
- a CDS encoding dienelactone hydrolase family protein, which yields MTDEIVAGTVTITGHGGDELEAYLAKPTDETPRGGVVVIHHMPGYDAATKEMVRRFAVEGYNALCPNLYTREAPGADPDDAAATVRASGGVPDDRLVGDVSGAADYLRALETANGRIGVIGHCSGGRQAFLVGCSLDVDAAVDCYGAFVVNDPPEAMKQMKPLLGLASQLSCPLLGIFGADDQFPGPDEVAVLAAELEKLGKEHEFHTYAGAGHSFFSVDRPSYRPEAATDGWERILDFYARTLTA from the coding sequence ATGACCGACGAGATCGTCGCCGGGACCGTCACCATCACCGGCCACGGCGGGGACGAGCTCGAGGCGTACCTGGCCAAGCCGACCGACGAGACCCCGCGCGGCGGGGTCGTGGTGATCCACCACATGCCCGGCTACGACGCGGCGACGAAGGAGATGGTCCGCCGCTTCGCCGTCGAGGGCTACAACGCGCTCTGCCCCAACCTCTACACGCGCGAAGCACCGGGCGCGGACCCGGACGACGCGGCGGCGACGGTCCGCGCGTCCGGCGGCGTCCCGGACGACCGCCTGGTCGGCGACGTCTCCGGCGCGGCCGACTACCTCCGCGCGCTGGAGACCGCGAACGGCCGGATCGGCGTCATCGGCCACTGCTCCGGCGGGCGCCAGGCTTTCCTGGTCGGGTGTTCGCTGGACGTCGACGCGGCGGTCGACTGCTACGGCGCGTTCGTCGTCAACGACCCGCCGGAGGCCATGAAGCAGATGAAGCCGCTGCTCGGCCTGGCGTCGCAGCTGTCGTGCCCGCTGCTGGGCATCTTCGGCGCCGACGACCAGTTCCCCGGCCCCGACGAGGTCGCGGTCCTGGCGGCCGAGCTGGAGAAGCTGGGCAAGGAGCACGAGTTCCACACCTACGCGGGCGCCGGGCACTCGTTCTTCTCCGTCGACCGCCCGAGCTACCGCCCCGAAGCCGCGACGGACGGCTGGGAACGCATCCTCGACTTCTACGCCCGCACGCTCACCGCCTGA
- a CDS encoding MFS transporter produces MSYKWVALSNTTLGVLMSALDGSIVIISLPAIFRGIGLDPLAPGNIGYLLWMILGYLLVQAVLVVTLGRLGDMFGRVKMYNLGFVVFSAASVALSFDPFHAGGGALWLIGWRIVQAVGGSMLTANSAAILTDAFPARQRGMALGVNQITALAGQFLGLVVGGLLAEIDWRAVFWVSVPFGLLGTIWSIRSLREVGTPKRAKVDWGGNVTFAAGTALLLAAITYGIQPYGGAATGWGSPWVLGGIGAGVLLLLLFGVIETRVAAPMFQLSLFKIRAFAAGNVAALLTSVARGGMQFMLIIWLQGIWLPLHGYDYERTPLWAGIHLLPLTVGFLLAGPVSGYLSDRFGARLFSTGGLLLVAAAFLGLLTLPVDFPYPLFAALLVVSGIGQGMFSAPNTSAIMSSVPTEQRGVASGMRATFQNSGTSLSIGVFFSLMIAGLASSLPQTLTSGLQAHGVPAPVADGVARLPPVSTLFAAFLGSNPVGHLLGPDVLAGLAPADRATLTGGEFFPQLVSGPFHHGLVVVFTAAAAMAVVAAVASASRGKRYFHTPEGSKENR; encoded by the coding sequence GTGAGCTACAAGTGGGTCGCGCTGTCGAACACCACGCTCGGCGTCCTGATGTCCGCGCTCGACGGCTCGATCGTGATCATCTCGCTGCCGGCGATCTTCCGCGGCATCGGCCTCGACCCGCTCGCGCCCGGCAACATCGGCTACCTGCTCTGGATGATCCTCGGCTACCTGCTCGTGCAGGCCGTGCTGGTGGTGACGCTCGGGCGGCTCGGCGACATGTTCGGCCGGGTCAAGATGTACAACCTCGGCTTCGTCGTGTTCAGCGCCGCGTCGGTGGCGCTGTCGTTCGACCCGTTCCACGCCGGCGGCGGCGCGCTGTGGCTGATCGGCTGGCGGATCGTGCAGGCCGTCGGCGGGTCGATGCTGACGGCGAACTCGGCGGCGATCCTCACCGACGCGTTCCCGGCGCGGCAGCGCGGGATGGCGCTGGGCGTCAACCAGATCACCGCGCTGGCCGGGCAGTTCCTCGGCCTGGTCGTCGGCGGGCTCCTCGCCGAAATCGACTGGCGCGCGGTGTTCTGGGTCAGCGTGCCGTTCGGGCTGCTCGGCACGATCTGGTCGATCCGCAGCCTTCGCGAGGTCGGGACGCCGAAGCGCGCCAAGGTCGACTGGGGCGGCAACGTCACCTTCGCGGCCGGCACCGCGTTGCTGCTGGCCGCGATCACGTACGGCATCCAGCCCTACGGCGGCGCGGCGACCGGCTGGGGCAGCCCGTGGGTGCTCGGCGGCATCGGCGCCGGCGTGCTGCTGCTCCTGCTGTTCGGCGTCATCGAGACCAGGGTGGCGGCACCGATGTTCCAGCTTTCCCTGTTCAAGATCCGCGCCTTCGCCGCCGGCAACGTCGCCGCGTTGCTGACTTCGGTCGCCCGTGGTGGCATGCAGTTCATGCTCATCATCTGGCTGCAGGGGATCTGGCTGCCCCTGCACGGCTACGACTACGAGCGCACGCCGTTGTGGGCCGGCATCCACCTGCTGCCGCTGACCGTCGGGTTCCTCCTCGCGGGCCCGGTGTCGGGGTACCTGTCCGACCGGTTCGGGGCGCGGCTGTTCTCCACCGGCGGGCTGCTGCTGGTCGCGGCGGCGTTCCTCGGCCTGCTCACGCTGCCGGTGGACTTCCCCTACCCCCTGTTCGCCGCGCTGCTCGTGGTCAGCGGGATCGGCCAGGGCATGTTCTCCGCGCCGAACACCTCGGCCATCATGAGCAGCGTCCCGACCGAACAGCGCGGCGTCGCCTCGGGCATGCGGGCGACGTTCCAGAACTCCGGCACGTCGCTGTCCATCGGCGTGTTCTTCTCGCTGATGATCGCCGGGCTCGCGTCGTCCCTCCCGCAGACGCTCACCAGCGGGTTGCAGGCCCACGGCGTCCCGGCGCCCGTCGCCGACGGCGTCGCCCGGCTGCCGCCGGTGAGCACGCTGTTCGCGGCCTTCCTCGGCAGCAACCCGGTCGGGCACCTGCTCGGCCCGGACGTCCTGGCCGGGCTCGCGCCCGCCGACCGGGCCACCCTCACCGGCGGGGAGTTCTTCCCGCAGCTGGTGTCCGGCCCGTTCCACCACGGCCTGGTGGTCGTGTTCACCGCGGCCGCGGCGATGGCCGTCGTCGCCGCGGTGGCGTCCGCCTCGCGCGGCAAGCGCTACTTCCACACCCCCGAGGGATCGAAGGAGAACCGATGA